The genomic interval TCGCCCAGCTTCGCGGTCTGGATCAGGGTGTAGATGATGGCGGCGCGTTGCCCGCCACGATCGGATCCGCAGAACAGCCATGCCTTGCGGCCAAGCGGGATGCAGCGCAGCGCGCGCTCGGCGGCGTTGTTGGTGAGGCAGATGCGGCCATCGTCGAGGAAGCGGGTGAACGCATCCCAGCGCTTCAGCATGTAGAAGCAGGCCTTGGTGAGGTCATGACCGCGCGATAGCTTGGCGACCTGCGCGGTAAGCCAGGTGTGGAGCTCGGCCATCAGCGGCGCGCTGAGTTCCTGACGGACTGCGAGCCGCTCGGCAGGACTCTTGCCGTTGATGCCGCGCTCGATGTCGAACAGGGCGTCGAGACGCTGCACGGCTTCGAGCGCGATCGGATAGATCATGCTGCTGCGCTGGCCGCGGCTCTTCTTGCGGGCTGAGCTCAGGACATCGGCGAGCTCGAAGAACTTGCGCCTCGCATGAGCAAAGCAGCCCGCTTCCAGCACGGGACCGGGGGCGCGGTCCCCGCGATAGAGATCGTTGTAGCCACTATAGGCATCGGCCTGCAGGATGCCGGACCATGCCGCGAGATGGGCTTGCGGGTGCTCGCCGCGCCGATCGCGCGAATAGTGGAACAGGGCAGCTGGAGGATCGGTGCCTGCAAAGGGACGATCATCGCGTACGTAAACCCATAATCGCGCCGTATCGGTCTTGCCCTTCGCCATGACCGGCACGGTGGTATCGTCACCGTGGATCCGGGTTGCAGCCAGAACATGCGCCTCGATGAGCTTGTAGATCGGCATCAGCGCATGGGCAGCTGCCCCGACCTGATCGGCAAGAGTCGAGAGGCTGAGCGGCACGCCTTCGCGGGCAAACCGCTCGGCCTGGCGGTTGAGGGGCTGGTGCTGTCCATACTTCTCGAACAGGAGCATCGCGAGGAAGCTGGGTCCGGCCCATCCGCGGGGCACCACATGGAAGGGCGCGGGGGCCTGCGCAATCTTCTCGCAGTCGCGGCACGAGAACTTCTCGCGCACCGTCTGGATCACCTTCCACGAGCGCGGGATGACCTCGAGCGTCTCGGTGACGTCTTCGCCGAGCTTCGAGAGCCGATCCCCACCGCAGGCCGGGCAGGAACAGGGCGCAGGCACCACGACGCGCTCGCGCGGCAGATGCTCGGGGAACGGCTTCCTTGTCGGGCGCTTGCGCTCGAAGGCGGTGACCGTGGC from Croceicoccus marinus carries:
- the tnpC gene encoding IS66 family transposase; its protein translation is MEAAISPLPDDVEALKALVVAMARKADEAEARLANAMAHQSAIEALIAHLKLQIAKLKREQYGPSAERSRRLLDQMELQLEELEADAAEDDLIAEGAAAKTATVTAFERKRPTRKPFPEHLPRERVVVPAPCSCPACGGDRLSKLGEDVTETLEVIPRSWKVIQTVREKFSCRDCEKIAQAPAPFHVVPRGWAGPSFLAMLLFEKYGQHQPLNRQAERFAREGVPLSLSTLADQVGAAAHALMPIYKLIEAHVLAATRIHGDDTTVPVMAKGKTDTARLWVYVRDDRPFAGTDPPAALFHYSRDRRGEHPQAHLAAWSGILQADAYSGYNDLYRGDRAPGPVLEAGCFAHARRKFFELADVLSSARKKSRGQRSSMIYPIALEAVQRLDALFDIERGINGKSPAERLAVRQELSAPLMAELHTWLTAQVAKLSRGHDLTKACFYMLKRWDAFTRFLDDGRICLTNNAAERALRCIPLGRKAWLFCGSDRGGQRAAIIYTLIQTAKLGDVDPQAWLADVLARIADHPATRLDELLPWNWAPRPNAIAA